Proteins encoded in a region of the Pseudothermotoga elfii DSM 9442 = NBRC 107921 genome:
- a CDS encoding glycoside hydrolase family 127 protein: MDNKQVIRTEKSPYSVMKGVDLSAVVMKGFLGRYFDRAADVTLPKMYETLEKTGRIDNFRFASNRKEGSFQGFRFNDTDAYKWIEAVSFLFASRINPDLEEKVDLVIDEIIAAQDEDGYLDSYYPKSRNHERWTELSWSHEMYCAGHLLQGAIAHRRITGKETLFKAAQRFADLIEKLFGPGKKPELDGHPEIEMALVELYRETADRRYLDLADYFIRARGKGNASSKKYPGITPEYFVDHKPFVELEEMVGHAVRMLYLCCGVTDLYLETGREDLFTTLERLWQNLVEKKMHITGGCGSRSEWEAFGENYELPNKRAYTETCAAIANFMWNYRMLFATADGKYADVMEQTLYNGLLSGISTDGWHYFYDNPLESDGTHRRREWFECACCPPNIARLITSLPGYLYSLSKDETRLWINLYEANEINLNTSHGTMKLLQETEYPWSGDIRLTVLESNIEQSLSLYLRIPGWVRDFSLMINGEPVDVKIEKGYVEIRKIWKNKDQIELKFVMPVELIQSHPYVEENRGRVAIKRGPVVYCAEGVDNDFDVRALSLSYKSMSVDFEQVGGLGKIPVITGNGHVEELSAWKGKLYLPVNTQNPRTKPVNYKLIPYHLWANREATPMVVWIKFSQD, encoded by the coding sequence TGTTATGAAAGGCGTAGATCTATCCGCTGTGGTGATGAAAGGTTTCCTTGGCAGGTATTTTGACAGAGCAGCTGATGTTACTCTTCCAAAGATGTATGAAACTCTTGAAAAAACTGGGAGAATTGACAATTTCAGATTTGCTTCTAACAGGAAAGAAGGTTCTTTTCAGGGCTTTAGATTTAATGACACGGATGCATACAAATGGATTGAGGCAGTCTCATTTCTCTTTGCTTCTCGAATAAATCCCGATCTTGAGGAAAAAGTCGATCTTGTCATAGACGAAATCATAGCTGCTCAGGATGAAGATGGTTATCTTGACAGCTACTATCCAAAGAGCAGAAATCATGAAAGATGGACAGAATTAAGCTGGTCTCATGAGATGTACTGTGCTGGACATTTGCTGCAGGGTGCTATAGCACACAGGAGAATCACCGGGAAAGAAACTTTATTTAAAGCGGCTCAAAGGTTTGCAGATCTTATCGAAAAACTTTTTGGACCGGGTAAAAAACCTGAGCTTGATGGCCATCCAGAAATTGAGATGGCTCTTGTGGAACTCTACAGAGAAACAGCTGACAGAAGATATCTTGATCTTGCAGATTATTTTATCAGAGCGCGAGGCAAGGGTAATGCGAGCAGCAAGAAATATCCAGGTATAACGCCTGAATATTTTGTAGATCACAAGCCTTTTGTGGAACTTGAAGAAATGGTTGGACATGCAGTTAGAATGCTTTATTTATGCTGTGGGGTTACTGATCTTTATCTTGAAACTGGAAGAGAAGATCTTTTTACCACTCTCGAGAGACTCTGGCAAAATCTGGTGGAGAAAAAAATGCATATCACTGGTGGATGTGGCTCGAGATCAGAATGGGAAGCGTTCGGGGAAAATTATGAACTACCAAACAAAAGGGCATACACAGAAACTTGCGCAGCGATAGCAAATTTCATGTGGAATTACAGAATGCTGTTTGCAACCGCTGATGGAAAATATGCCGATGTCATGGAACAAACGCTGTACAATGGACTTCTCTCAGGCATATCTACGGATGGCTGGCATTATTTTTATGACAACCCTCTTGAAAGTGATGGAACTCATCGAAGGCGCGAATGGTTCGAGTGTGCATGTTGCCCACCAAATATAGCAAGGCTTATAACATCACTCCCCGGATATTTGTACAGCCTTTCAAAAGATGAAACCAGGCTCTGGATAAATCTGTACGAAGCGAATGAGATCAATCTCAACACATCCCATGGAACCATGAAACTTTTGCAGGAAACTGAATATCCATGGTCGGGTGATATAAGGTTGACTGTTTTAGAATCAAATATAGAACAATCTCTATCTTTGTATCTCAGAATACCGGGATGGGTAAGAGATTTTTCGTTGATGATTAATGGCGAACCCGTGGATGTCAAAATTGAAAAAGGCTATGTTGAAATAAGGAAAATATGGAAGAATAAAGACCAGATAGAACTAAAATTTGTAATGCCAGTTGAGTTGATTCAAAGTCATCCATATGTTGAAGAAAACCGTGGAAGAGTGGCTATTAAAAGAGGACCAGTTGTTTATTGTGCCGAAGGGGTTGACAACGATTTTGATGTTCGAGCTCTTTCATTATCTTATAAATCTATGAGTGTGGATTTTGAACAAGTCGGTGGTCTTGGAAAGATTCCTGTGATAACGGGCAATGGGCATGTAGAAGAATTGTCTGCATGGAAAGGTAAACTTTATCTTCCCGTCAACACACAAAATCCGAGAACGAAACCCGTAAACTACAAATTGATACCTTACCACCTCTGGGCTAACAGAGAAGCTACCCCCATGGTAGTCTGGATCAAATTTTCTCAAGATTAG
- a CDS encoding M24 family metallopeptidase, with protein MKRSQQLLNLVRSSINPDVDTIMIWNYENSSRANTIYLSGFRGSFSVLILRDDSCYIVTDSRYFEQAESETDFVLVRHANNTLADTVSNLLERLSAKVVGFEAQRLDCKSYSDLTEKINVKFVPIDSAIHQLRSVKTQEEIESIRKATMVAEQAFLETLKFIKEGVTEAEICAELEYRIKKLGGQVGFETLIGSGPRTSMPHVKPTNKQVRNGELILFDFGARVDEYCCDITRMVVIGSASEKIKECYYIVKQSLKKATEAGKAGMSGKDVDFVAREVVQKSKYSEFCFRYGLGHGIGLEVHEEPRFSPKATDPLPENAVVTIEPGIYIPGEFGIRIENDVIVKSSSFETITTLSEDLTVL; from the coding sequence ATGAAAAGATCTCAACAACTTTTGAATCTTGTCAGGTCCTCAATTAATCCAGATGTAGATACCATTATGATATGGAATTACGAAAATTCTTCCAGAGCAAACACTATTTATCTGTCTGGCTTTAGAGGATCTTTCAGCGTCTTAATTTTGCGCGACGACAGTTGCTATATAGTAACTGATTCAAGGTATTTCGAACAGGCAGAAAGCGAGACTGATTTTGTTCTCGTCAGGCATGCAAACAATACACTTGCAGACACTGTATCAAATCTGCTCGAAAGATTATCTGCAAAAGTTGTTGGTTTTGAAGCACAGAGACTGGACTGTAAAAGTTACAGTGATCTGACTGAGAAAATCAATGTGAAATTCGTCCCAATTGACAGTGCAATTCATCAACTCAGGTCTGTCAAGACACAGGAAGAAATTGAGTCCATACGCAAAGCAACCATGGTAGCAGAACAGGCATTTTTAGAAACTCTAAAGTTCATTAAAGAGGGTGTGACAGAAGCTGAAATATGTGCCGAACTGGAGTACAGAATTAAAAAGCTTGGAGGGCAGGTTGGGTTTGAAACGCTCATAGGTTCTGGCCCAAGAACATCTATGCCGCATGTTAAGCCGACAAATAAGCAGGTAAGAAATGGCGAACTGATTTTATTTGATTTCGGTGCACGAGTAGATGAATACTGTTGTGATATAACACGAATGGTAGTGATAGGGAGTGCTTCTGAAAAAATCAAAGAGTGCTATTATATTGTAAAGCAATCTCTCAAGAAGGCAACCGAGGCAGGCAAAGCCGGTATGAGTGGCAAAGATGTCGATTTTGTGGCAAGAGAGGTTGTTCAGAAAAGCAAATATTCCGAGTTCTGCTTCAGATATGGTTTAGGACATGGTATAGGACTTGAGGTTCACGAAGAGCCAAGGTTCAGTCCTAAAGCTACTGATCCATTGCCAGAGAATGCTGTTGTAACTATTGAGCCTGGTATTTATATTCCCGGTGAATTTGGGATAAGAATCGAAAACGACGTGATTGTAAAAAGTTCATCTTTTGAAACAATAACAACTCTGTCAGAGGACCTGACAGTACTTTAA
- the hypD gene encoding trans-4-hydroxy-L-proline dehydratase has product MERTKIYEELEKRRSAIKPINKRIKKLRDESVSAKAKVSLERAKLITDFYKMAPKNVSYPVLRALAFKYLMENCSLPVEDGQLIIGIRGTGPKEVPTYPEICVHTLEDLETLATRKNMPFQVDSQTRKVYEEEIIPFWQGQAMRDILFQNLPAEWKRAYEAGIWTEFMEQRAPGHTSGGGWIFKTGVLDIKKRIEEKIQQLSASDPEYFEKLEELKAMNISCDAILIYAKRYSEKLKKLSENEKDPQRKQELLEMSRICEKVPAHAPETFWEALQHYWFIHVGITYETNPWDSFTPGRLDQHVYKFYAKDIASGVLTREKAKELLQAFWLKFNNQPSVPKVKITAEESFTYNDFSKINIGGLKTDGSNAVNELSYLILEVLSEMRTLQPNTAALISDKNPDAFLLKALEALSPGFGEPPLFNYDRIVVKMLRQGKTLEDARESGVSGCVETGALGKEAYILTGYLNLPKILEITLNGGIDPGTGKRIGLETKKPQNFDELWDFFAKQLRYFIDIKMKGNDIIEALYAKYLPVPFMSLWIQDCVENAKDYNAGGARYNTQYIQFVGLGTVTDSLASIKWNIFDRKLFTYEEMLKALHNDFQGFEYMRQIFLNKTPKYGNDNDYADDIAKKLVDYIVQIVESYEPSPVRKASRRCYFLPTTVHVYFGSVTGATPDGRKAGMPVSEGISPVQGVDRKGIAAVFNSVCKCDWDKTGGALLNQRLTPDLVKEKDNLEKLGKLIRTYFRMGGHHVQFNVVSSELLREAQKKPADFEDLMVRVAGYSDYFVSLPKGLQEEIIARTEQDEL; this is encoded by the coding sequence GTGGAAAGGACCAAAATATACGAAGAGCTTGAAAAAAGGCGCTCCGCTATAAAACCGATCAACAAGCGGATCAAAAAACTCAGAGATGAAAGTGTAAGCGCTAAAGCTAAAGTTTCTCTTGAACGCGCGAAGCTTATAACTGATTTTTACAAAATGGCGCCGAAAAATGTTTCATACCCTGTCTTACGCGCGCTGGCTTTCAAATACCTCATGGAAAACTGCAGCCTTCCAGTTGAAGATGGGCAGTTAATAATTGGCATCAGAGGTACTGGCCCCAAAGAAGTTCCCACTTATCCAGAAATATGCGTTCACACTCTGGAGGATCTCGAGACACTGGCAACAAGAAAAAACATGCCATTTCAGGTCGATAGTCAAACACGTAAAGTGTATGAAGAAGAAATAATACCTTTCTGGCAAGGACAGGCAATGAGAGACATTCTCTTTCAAAATTTGCCGGCTGAGTGGAAAAGAGCCTATGAAGCTGGCATCTGGACGGAATTTATGGAACAAAGAGCCCCCGGACATACTTCTGGTGGCGGATGGATTTTCAAAACAGGTGTTCTGGATATAAAGAAAAGGATAGAAGAAAAAATCCAGCAGCTTTCTGCTTCCGATCCAGAATATTTTGAAAAACTCGAAGAATTGAAAGCAATGAATATTTCCTGTGATGCTATTTTAATATATGCAAAAAGATACAGCGAGAAATTAAAAAAACTTTCAGAGAATGAAAAAGACCCTCAGAGAAAACAAGAACTTTTAGAAATGTCAAGAATCTGCGAGAAAGTCCCAGCACATGCCCCGGAAACTTTCTGGGAAGCCCTTCAGCATTACTGGTTTATCCACGTTGGTATCACTTATGAAACAAATCCATGGGATTCTTTTACTCCGGGCAGGCTGGATCAGCATGTATACAAATTTTATGCAAAAGATATTGCATCAGGTGTTTTAACACGCGAGAAAGCAAAAGAGTTATTGCAGGCTTTCTGGTTGAAATTCAACAACCAGCCATCGGTGCCAAAAGTGAAGATAACCGCCGAAGAAAGTTTCACATACAACGATTTTTCAAAGATCAATATCGGTGGTCTTAAAACGGATGGATCAAATGCCGTGAACGAGCTTTCCTATCTCATCCTTGAAGTACTTTCCGAGATGAGAACGCTTCAACCAAACACTGCTGCTCTTATAAGTGACAAGAATCCCGACGCTTTTCTTCTGAAAGCCCTGGAAGCTCTCTCACCTGGTTTTGGGGAACCACCTCTTTTCAATTACGACAGGATAGTTGTAAAAATGCTACGCCAGGGCAAAACTCTTGAAGATGCCAGAGAATCAGGTGTGAGTGGCTGTGTTGAAACGGGTGCACTTGGTAAAGAGGCGTATATTCTGACAGGATATCTCAATCTTCCGAAGATTCTTGAGATAACACTCAATGGTGGGATAGATCCAGGAACCGGCAAGCGTATAGGGCTTGAAACGAAAAAACCACAAAATTTTGATGAACTCTGGGATTTTTTTGCAAAACAGCTTCGATATTTCATAGACATAAAGATGAAAGGTAACGATATCATCGAAGCTCTGTATGCTAAATATCTGCCTGTGCCATTCATGTCGCTATGGATACAGGACTGTGTGGAAAATGCAAAAGATTACAACGCCGGTGGAGCCCGATACAATACGCAGTACATTCAATTTGTGGGTCTTGGAACCGTTACAGATTCACTTGCGTCCATTAAATGGAATATCTTTGATAGAAAACTTTTTACTTATGAAGAAATGCTAAAAGCTCTGCATAATGATTTTCAAGGTTTTGAATATATGAGGCAGATTTTCCTGAACAAAACGCCAAAATACGGAAATGACAATGATTACGCTGACGATATAGCAAAAAAGCTTGTCGATTATATCGTCCAGATTGTTGAAAGTTATGAGCCTTCCCCGGTGAGAAAGGCATCTCGAAGATGCTATTTCCTTCCAACAACTGTTCATGTCTATTTTGGCAGCGTGACAGGAGCAACCCCAGACGGTAGAAAAGCCGGTATGCCCGTTTCAGAAGGTATATCACCTGTCCAGGGTGTAGACAGAAAAGGCATAGCAGCTGTTTTCAACTCTGTTTGTAAATGCGATTGGGACAAAACTGGCGGGGCTCTGTTGAATCAGAGGTTAACACCGGATTTAGTCAAAGAAAAAGACAATCTGGAAAAACTTGGTAAATTGATAAGAACATATTTTAGAATGGGTGGACATCACGTTCAGTTCAACGTAGTTTCTTCAGAATTATTGAGAGAAGCCCAGAAAAAACCAGCTGATTTTGAAGACTTAATGGTTCGGGTTGCTGGTTACAGTGATTATTTTGTCAGTTTGCCAAAAGGCCTTCAAGAAGAAATCATAGCTCGGACAGAACAGGATGAGTTGTAA
- a CDS encoding glycyl-radical enzyme activating protein has protein sequence MEALVFNIQRFAIHDGPGIRTTVFLKGCPLSCWWCHNPEGIRFSRELMYTQHKCIHCQSCVVSCKKEALSFKDDILFLNKDLCSLCGACTEICPTTALKMVGTQISCEDILKELEKDTTYFDQSGGGVTFSGGEPLSQIDFLLEILPELKRRAVHVAIDTSGYAKTEDLKKVLPYVDLFLYDLKVIDEKKHIKHTGVSNRIIKENLKFLLSERKSLIIRLPIIPSVNDSDEDIQKTIDFLNELRFRSEINLLPYHNVNEKYDALWKIFTGTNEKISKERLNLIKQLFENNGFKVKIGG, from the coding sequence ATGGAAGCCCTTGTTTTTAATATACAGAGGTTTGCCATACACGATGGGCCTGGTATAAGAACAACAGTTTTTCTAAAAGGATGCCCTTTATCTTGCTGGTGGTGCCACAATCCTGAGGGCATCCGTTTTTCCAGGGAATTGATGTATACCCAACACAAATGTATTCATTGCCAGAGCTGTGTGGTTTCGTGTAAAAAAGAAGCTCTCAGCTTCAAAGATGACATATTATTTCTTAACAAAGATCTCTGTTCACTGTGCGGTGCGTGCACAGAAATATGCCCCACAACTGCTCTGAAAATGGTAGGTACACAAATAAGCTGCGAAGATATTTTGAAAGAGCTTGAAAAAGATACGACTTATTTCGACCAATCAGGCGGTGGAGTTACTTTTTCAGGAGGTGAGCCTTTATCTCAAATTGATTTCTTACTTGAAATTCTACCGGAATTGAAGCGACGCGCCGTGCACGTGGCAATCGACACCTCTGGCTATGCAAAAACAGAGGATCTCAAAAAAGTGCTGCCATATGTTGATCTATTTTTGTACGATCTGAAAGTTATCGATGAAAAAAAGCACATAAAGCATACAGGGGTGTCAAACAGAATCATCAAGGAGAATTTGAAATTTCTCCTTTCGGAAAGAAAATCTTTGATAATACGTTTGCCCATTATACCATCTGTGAACGATTCTGACGAGGATATTCAGAAAACAATTGATTTTCTGAACGAATTAAGGTTCAGATCCGAAATAAATCTCCTGCCCTATCACAATGTGAACGAGAAATATGATGCTCTGTGGAAGATTTTCACTGGAACCAATGAGAAAATCAGCAAGGAAAGGTTGAACCTTATAAAGCAACTGTTCGAAAACAACGGTTTTAAGGTGAAAATAGGTGGATGA
- a CDS encoding extracellular solute-binding protein encodes MGKRSFFLVAVLLISLMVLVSGKVTITFMTPLAGEDGAYMDKIIQKFNAEHPDIEVVHLVLVNDLEYKTKFFTGVSTKQAPQVLFCRKYVIPALMDQLKTFTAEELVKYGIDVNDIYPGLIEGLVQDGKIYGFPLDCWIFYLAYNRGNFVKAGLDPNKPPTNREEFLAALEALKKVTPKDVTPYYENPGWSWLWVHYLWQFGGDLLTPDFKKPAFMEAGAKALRFMMELQDKGYLPKASVDPGPVFLGGQSTFLITGIWTAAAFKEALGENFGAAPAPLLGTEKAVFGGSHVLALTKVMVEDPEVLKAAMTWVKYLWDHAIEWYAAGQTPARISIAQSQELKEKLPHIYTVAQQLPYVKTFQMFPYISEMLDSIAVYLEDVLITRNMTPEDAMEAAAEEVQDIIDDYWAERGK; translated from the coding sequence ATGGGTAAAAGATCATTTTTCCTGGTCGCTGTGCTGTTGATTTCTCTGATGGTTCTGGTAAGTGGAAAAGTTACTATTACATTCATGACGCCTCTTGCAGGTGAAGATGGTGCGTATATGGATAAAATCATACAGAAATTCAATGCCGAACATCCGGATATTGAAGTTGTGCATCTTGTTCTCGTTAACGACCTTGAGTACAAGACCAAGTTTTTCACAGGCGTGAGTACAAAACAGGCTCCGCAGGTTTTGTTTTGCCGTAAATACGTTATACCTGCGCTGATGGATCAGCTCAAGACTTTTACTGCAGAAGAGCTTGTTAAATACGGAATTGATGTAAACGATATCTATCCAGGACTGATTGAAGGCCTTGTGCAGGATGGAAAAATTTATGGATTTCCTCTCGATTGCTGGATTTTCTACTTGGCATACAATCGTGGTAATTTCGTCAAAGCCGGCCTCGATCCAAATAAACCACCAACAAACAGAGAAGAATTTTTAGCTGCACTGGAAGCTCTCAAAAAGGTCACACCAAAAGATGTCACTCCATACTATGAAAACCCAGGTTGGAGCTGGTTATGGGTACACTATCTGTGGCAATTTGGTGGAGACCTTTTAACGCCAGATTTCAAAAAACCAGCTTTTATGGAAGCTGGTGCGAAAGCACTCAGGTTCATGATGGAACTTCAGGACAAAGGGTATTTACCAAAAGCCAGTGTTGATCCAGGCCCAGTTTTTCTTGGTGGTCAATCGACATTTCTGATCACCGGAATTTGGACAGCTGCTGCTTTCAAAGAGGCTCTCGGTGAAAACTTTGGTGCCGCGCCAGCACCATTACTTGGTACTGAGAAAGCAGTCTTTGGTGGTTCACACGTTCTGGCTTTGACAAAAGTAATGGTGGAAGATCCAGAGGTATTAAAAGCAGCAATGACCTGGGTCAAATATCTCTGGGACCATGCCATAGAATGGTATGCAGCTGGTCAGACGCCAGCAAGAATATCAATTGCGCAGAGTCAGGAATTGAAAGAAAAACTTCCACACATCTACACCGTTGCACAGCAATTACCTTATGTTAAGACATTCCAGATGTTCCCATATATTTCAGAAATGCTTGATTCAATTGCAGTGTATCTGGAAGATGTACTGATAACAAGGAATATGACACCTGAGGATGCAATGGAAGCAGCTGCAGAAGAAGTCCAGGACATTATTGACGATTACTGGGCAGAGCGCGGCAAATAA
- a CDS encoding carbohydrate ABC transporter permease, whose protein sequence is MKQKLSRRVRMGVGAYLFLLPHLIFFALFVAAPLIYGMIMSFYNWKLIGEARFIGLDNFIRVWNDSRFWATVKNTVFFAAISVPVTVVLGIVLALILNQKMYGKLWPLVAFVSPAFFGSIGILFSWDWILGSQPAALANYYLGKLGVIKEPMSWFATSAMAWAWIIVITAWWIVGFSVLLYLGALQRIPPEQYEAAKLDGAGPFKRFFHITLPWLKNVLFFDVVRHVILAFGLFDQVYILTAGGPAGSTRTMVYYLYLVGFERQQLGRAAAISWYIFIVVIIFGLIQLALLTRSIRTAEVE, encoded by the coding sequence ATGAAACAAAAACTCTCCAGAAGGGTGCGTATGGGGGTTGGAGCTTATCTGTTTCTCCTCCCCCATCTTATCTTCTTTGCGCTATTTGTAGCAGCTCCTTTAATTTATGGTATGATTATGAGCTTCTATAATTGGAAACTAATTGGGGAAGCTCGATTTATTGGACTTGATAACTTTATTCGTGTGTGGAACGATTCGCGATTCTGGGCAACCGTGAAAAATACTGTTTTTTTTGCAGCGATAAGCGTGCCTGTAACGGTCGTTCTTGGTATTGTACTTGCTCTAATATTGAATCAGAAAATGTATGGAAAACTCTGGCCACTTGTCGCTTTTGTTTCACCGGCTTTTTTTGGCTCGATTGGAATTTTGTTTTCATGGGACTGGATTTTAGGATCGCAACCTGCCGCATTAGCAAATTATTACCTGGGAAAACTCGGCGTAATAAAAGAACCTATGTCATGGTTTGCAACTTCTGCCATGGCCTGGGCCTGGATAATTGTAATTACGGCATGGTGGATAGTTGGTTTCAGCGTTTTGTTGTATCTTGGTGCTTTGCAGAGAATACCACCAGAACAATATGAAGCTGCAAAATTGGATGGAGCAGGACCTTTTAAAAGATTTTTTCATATCACGTTACCATGGCTGAAAAATGTACTGTTTTTTGATGTGGTCAGGCACGTGATACTGGCTTTCGGCCTTTTTGATCAGGTTTATATATTGACTGCAGGAGGTCCGGCTGGTAGCACACGAACGATGGTTTATTACCTTTACTTGGTTGGTTTTGAAAGACAGCAATTGGGAAGAGCTGCTGCAATATCCTGGTATATATTCATAGTCGTTATCATATTTGGCCTGATCCAGCTTGCACTTCTAACAAGATCAATCAGAACAGCGGAGGTGGAATAA
- a CDS encoding carbohydrate ABC transporter permease, which produces MPRRIPKKLRRRIKTTLFTVCIWVLGIFWFAPIFWMLSTSLKPTNTAVTEQIPHWIPQPFTVENFENVFQAASGINVSRALLNSLIVAILATIAGLVVATPAAYALARLKFPGQKVIFWMYVAILAFPSVLFLVPNFYIVNRLGMMDSFAALILPGLGGTFGVFLLRQYMLGVPREIEESALIDGCNRFRILISIVIPLIRPALVTLGLMTFLGSWNSFLWPLIVLTTSSKFTLPIALVRFSAGWGDPYRGIGTTMAAAFISVAPVLIIFVLFYRYLIRGISLGAIGKG; this is translated from the coding sequence ATGCCACGCCGTATACCAAAAAAATTAAGAAGACGCATCAAAACTACGTTATTCACAGTGTGCATATGGGTACTTGGTATTTTCTGGTTTGCACCCATCTTTTGGATGCTGAGCACTTCACTTAAACCAACAAATACAGCTGTTACCGAACAAATTCCTCACTGGATACCGCAACCATTTACTGTTGAAAATTTTGAAAATGTTTTTCAGGCTGCAAGTGGTATAAATGTAAGTCGTGCTTTACTCAATAGTTTGATCGTAGCCATACTTGCTACGATTGCTGGTCTTGTAGTGGCTACTCCAGCCGCGTATGCTCTTGCCCGCCTGAAATTTCCGGGCCAGAAAGTCATTTTTTGGATGTATGTAGCCATATTGGCTTTTCCTTCGGTGCTATTTCTGGTTCCGAACTTTTACATAGTGAACCGTCTCGGAATGATGGATTCTTTTGCGGCTTTGATTTTACCTGGACTGGGAGGAACTTTCGGTGTATTTTTGCTCAGGCAGTATATGCTTGGAGTTCCCAGAGAAATAGAGGAGTCAGCATTGATTGATGGATGCAACCGATTTAGAATATTGATAAGCATAGTTATACCTTTGATCAGGCCTGCTCTGGTTACCCTTGGTCTCATGACTTTCCTTGGTTCCTGGAACAGTTTTCTTTGGCCATTAATTGTGCTTACCACATCGAGTAAGTTTACTTTGCCCATAGCACTTGTTCGTTTTAGTGCTGGCTGGGGAGACCCATACAGAGGGATAGGTACAACCATGGCTGCTGCATTTATATCTGTTGCACCTGTGCTGATTATCTTTGTTTTATTTTATAGATACCTGATACGTGGAATTTCCCTTGGTGCTATTGGAAAGGGGTGA
- a CDS encoding endo-1,4-beta-xylanase — MKWLKFAGFTLCIFLQGILLFANSLNIDLSRYNELIESTRKIPVTIHIIDFDGRPLSNVDVHIEQKTHQFFFGNAPEYLIFAYARFNYMRGRRFGITPISAEKLEQYKSLYADLFNYATVPSFYWADYEPRKNTLPLLDASKQIIEWLNESGITVKGHTLAWGNSPGVGVPGWVRSIGESGNWQEVKVLLMERIKREINEFKSMVQMWDIVNEPIVQEWFNGIGDDYIFEAYKLAREIDPDAKLVLNEFGVLTNKNIRNRFINLAKRLIENDAPIDIIGIEAHIFTGEDLKTQLANLDGIYAALDEIAELGKPIHITEFQIPLPAIVEAFQVDTETAEKLQAEIAQVFYTVFFSHPAVEAIIYWNFYRAWQSGSGFLRDDFTVKPIYYILKELIQEKWRTSLNLTTNIDGSLNFRGFSGDYEIKVRAANKEKTFKVKVGKEACELILKINGDQE; from the coding sequence GTGAAATGGTTGAAATTTGCTGGTTTCACATTATGTATTTTTCTGCAGGGAATATTGTTATTTGCAAATTCATTGAACATAGATTTAAGCAGATACAATGAGCTTATTGAATCTACAAGAAAAATACCTGTTACCATTCATATAATTGATTTTGATGGCAGACCTCTCAGCAACGTTGATGTTCATATAGAACAAAAAACACATCAATTCTTTTTTGGAAATGCTCCTGAGTATCTAATTTTTGCCTATGCACGTTTTAATTATATGCGGGGTAGAAGATTTGGAATAACGCCTATATCTGCAGAGAAACTGGAACAATACAAATCCCTATATGCAGATCTTTTCAACTATGCTACCGTTCCTTCTTTTTACTGGGCAGATTACGAACCAAGAAAAAATACTCTACCCTTGCTGGATGCAAGTAAGCAAATCATAGAATGGTTAAATGAGAGTGGTATCACAGTAAAGGGGCATACCCTTGCCTGGGGAAATTCACCCGGCGTAGGCGTTCCTGGATGGGTCAGATCTATAGGAGAATCTGGAAATTGGCAGGAAGTCAAAGTTTTGTTAATGGAGAGAATTAAAAGGGAAATTAATGAATTTAAGAGTATGGTGCAGATGTGGGATATTGTCAACGAACCAATTGTTCAAGAATGGTTCAACGGTATTGGCGATGACTACATCTTTGAGGCCTACAAATTGGCCAGAGAGATTGACCCCGATGCAAAACTGGTTTTAAATGAATTCGGAGTGCTTACAAATAAAAACATAAGAAATAGATTTATAAATCTTGCAAAACGCCTCATAGAAAACGATGCTCCTATAGATATAATCGGGATTGAAGCGCATATTTTCACTGGAGAGGATTTAAAAACACAACTTGCAAACCTCGATGGCATATATGCTGCACTTGATGAAATAGCCGAACTTGGTAAACCCATCCATATAACAGAGTTTCAAATACCCCTACCAGCAATTGTGGAAGCTTTTCAAGTAGATACAGAAACAGCTGAAAAGCTTCAAGCAGAAATTGCCCAGGTTTTTTACACTGTTTTCTTCAGCCATCCTGCTGTTGAAGCAATTATCTACTGGAATTTCTACAGAGCCTGGCAGTCTGGTAGTGGATTCTTAAGAGATGATTTTACAGTAAAACCAATCTACTATATTCTTAAAGAATTGATCCAGGAAAAATGGAGAACTTCACTTAATTTAACCACAAACATCGATGGAAGTCTGAATTTTCGGGGATTTTCAGGGGATTATGAAATTAAAGTAAGAGCTGCAAATAAAGAAAAAACCTTCAAAGTCAAAGTAGGCAAAGAAGCCTGTGAACTCATTTTGAAAATAAATGGTGATCAAGAATGA